The following nucleotide sequence is from Chrysiogenia bacterium.
ATCCGCGGTGATTCGTGGACAACTGCCGCCCCGGGCAGCATGGCGTGCCGGGCTGTGATTCAAACCATGGGCAAGGTGCCAATGGTCGGGGTGAGAGGATTCGAACCTCCGGCCTCTACGTCCCGAATCATCAGACCGCCTCATTTCGGGAAATTTCGCTGAATTTCTTTGGGTCGATTTCCCAATGAAAACGCGGGGTTCGGTAGTTTCGGGACGTTCCCGAAGTTTCCGGTATCCTGTTACCCCGGCGTTACCCAGACTATGAGGCACCTCGATGACCAAAGAGCGCAAACCGATGCAGCAGATGGACTTCACCATCAAGAACGTCGAGGCGCTCAAGCCGCCAACCGAGGGGCGACTGGAGCTGAAGGACACGAAAGCGCCGGGTCTGTACCTGCGCGTGACTCCCAGCGGAGTGAAGTCTTTCTCTTTCGTTGGCCGACCCAAGGGCTCCAGCCGGACTGAGCGCACGACCTTGGGCAAGTACCCTGCCGTAAAACCGGAAGAGGCTCGCCGCCTGGCCTACCTGAACGCGGGCAAGCACGCGGCCGGCGCTAGCCTGCTGGTCTCGGACGACATGACCGTGGGCGAGCTGGCAGAGAAGTACCTCGGTGAGTTGAAGCACTCGGCCAAGCGGCCGGAGGTGTTCGAGACGCTTTACAAGCTCTATATCGGGCCTCAGTTCCACCATCGGCGGCTGTCTGAAGTTCGCGCCATCGACGTTGAGAAGTGGCACCGTGGCCTGCCTGCGCAGATTCTCAAGCGCCGAGAAGAGCAGCAACGGGCTCGGGACGAGCGCGATGCTCAGTACCTCCGGGACAAGGAGGAGCGGGCGAAGCTCCGGGGCCGCAACAACGGCCCTGCGCCGCAGCCGAAGCGCAAGCACCTGTCAGAGGGTCGAGTCACCGGGAAGACCATCGCCAATCGGGCGCTAGGCTCGTTCCGCGCCATGTTCAATTACGCCAAGCAACCGAAGTACGGGTACTTCATCGGGGAGAACCCCGCTGCCGGTCACAAGCCGTTCAAAGAGGTTGAGCGCGAGCGATTTCTCACCGCAAAGGAGCTGGGGCCGTTCTTCACGGCGCTGGCCCAGGAGGAGAACTTGGAGGCGCGAGACTCGTACATCATCAAGCTCCTGGCAGGGGCTCGGCGGTCCAACGTGCAGTCCATGTGCTGGTCGGAAGTTGACTTGGATGAGGCAGTCTGGCGAATTCCTGACACGAAGACCAAGAACGGCACGCCTGCGTCAATCCCCTTGGTGGACGTTGCGCTGGAGATTCTCAAAGCGCGCAAGGAGAACGCGACCAGCGAGTTCGTTTTCTCGTCCGACAAGAGCGAAACCGGGCACATCGTGAACACCGGAAAGGCATGGCGGCGCATCTTGGAGCGCTCCGGCATCAAAGACCTGCGGGAGCACGACCTGCGGCGCAGCTTGGGGAGCTGGCAAGCCCGTAACGGCGCAAGCCTGGTGCTCATTGGCAAGAGCCTGCACCACATGGACCCCAGCTCCACCCAAATCTACGCCCGCCTCGACATGGACCCTGTGCGTGCGTCGATGTCCGAGGCTGCTGATTCGATGCTGGTCGCAGGCGGGCTCAAGCAGCCGGCCAACGTCATCCAGTTCCCCAAGGCCAAGGCACAGAAGGCATCCAAGCAGCCGAAGACCGCAAAGGGTGCCCGCCGCTCCTGAGGAGCCGCCTTGTGGATAACCCACTAGGCGCTCGCTTGCACATTTTTTAGGCGACCAGCGCGACCGCGCTAAGCTGTTGCCGCGCCTAGACTTTCCCGATTTTGTGCGTTTCCGCTGTCCACAGGCACACTTTCGACAACGGGCGTTATGTCTAATTCTGTGCGCTACCTATACGGAGCATTGCACAGTTTCGGGAATCTTTCTACACTCAACACACGTCGGGGGCTCGATGACGATAGACGAATTTGATGCGGCGCTCTCGGAGCTTGGTTGGCGGGTCAGTGACTTCTGCCGGGCGACGGGCCTGCATCGCAACACGCCGAGCCGCTGGCGCAATGAGGCAGGCGTCGAGATACCGGAATGGGTGCCGAAGCACCTTGCCCTCTTGCTGGAGATAAAGCGGCTTCACGCGCAGTACCTGGAGCCGCCGAAGGAGTAAGTCGCGTCCTGGGCGCTTCCCAGGGAAAAGGCGGGCCGCAAAGGTGGTGGTGCACCGATGCAGCCCTAACCAAGCCAACCTGTCTGAGAGGTCAACATGGCTCTTTCTATTGTCGCGCAGGCGTCGGAACCCGCTTCCGAGTCGCTCCCCGGAATCACGAAGTCCTCGCGCTGGTCGTGCGACATCTTCACCGGCACTGCCGACGCTCTCATCGCTGCGGGTCTCATCACCGCCGACCAACTCAAGCCCCAGAAGGGGCGCACCCCGGGATACACCGCGTTCCTTGCGAACGGTGACATGTGTCCCCTCCACCTACGGACCTGGCGGGAGCCGGGCTTCAAGGCGATTCGCGAGCAGCGGGACGGCACCTACAGCGTCGAGGTCACGGTGGCGAAGGACGTGCAGTTGTGGCGGCGACGTGCAGAGAACGCGGCCAAGCACGAGAGGGAGCAAGCTCGCGTCAACGAGGAACTCGCCAAGAGCGGAAGCGAGTACCGCAACTGGCGCTTTCGACAAGACTTCGGCGGTTGCGCCGAGACCTGGGAGGGCACGAAGGCGCAGCTCCAAGCCGCTGGCCTCGGCGTCGGGATGATGTTCCCCGGTGAGCCTGGCGTCGGCGAGTACCTGACGTGCAAGTGCCCTCTTGGCTTCACCTTCCGCATCCACCTGCCCGAATACAGCGCTGCCAAGGCTGCGGCCGGCATCTACATCGCGCACAGCTCGTACCTTCCTAGCGCAGACGAAGCGCCGTTCGAGCCCTGCGCGCCTGGTGTCCTGCAACAGGTCTGGATGCCATCATGCTGGGGCACTTCGGATTACTTCACCGGGACAGCCGACGCCCTGGTCCGCGCGGGCATCGTTCCGAGCATTGACCTCTTCCCGGGCCAGCCGGGGCGCACCAAGATGCAAGCGTCCTACCGCGCCGACTGGAGCCCCATGGGCGCAGCGAACCAGCACGAGCAGAGATGGGGGGCCACCATCCGCAAGCGCGGCAAAGCTGAATTCATCGTGGAGAAGCCCGTGTCCAGCGCGGAGCAACAGCGCCGCCGTGATGCGCATAAGGCTTACGAAGAAGACCGCAAGCAGCAGCAGGCCAAACTCGCCGAAGAGCGCAAGCAGCTTCGCCAAGGGGTGGCCCCGCAAGTCACCATCGAGCAGTTCCGCAGTGACCGTACACGCATGGCGGAGTTCACAATCAAGCTGCTGTGGTCGGAGGTCTTCGCCAAGGAAGACGGCGCTTTGAGCTTCGACCTCTCGGAGGACAGCGAGCTTTGGACTGACTTGGCCGAGGCGTTCCAGACCATCCGCGATGCCGTGCGGCAGGCGGACATTCTGCGGGACAAGAAGAAGGTTGCAGCGGCTCAGACGCGGCTGAAGCTGGTTGCGGCACGGAACGACGAGGGCCTGCAATCGCTGCTCAGGGACGCGAAGGGTTTGCGCCTGGTGCACTCCGCACCCGACGACGAGCAGGGCTAACCTGTGTCCGGGGAGCGCCTGCTGCAACGCCCCATCTTTGGGGGCATCTTTGGCGAGGACGGCCGGTATGCGCTTGCCAGCATGCCGTGCGTCTCTCGCGGGCTCTACGCCACGCGGTACATGGTGGTGCAGCCACAGGCAGGCGTGGTCCTGAGCATGTCCGAGGACAAGGTGGAGGCCCTTGCTCTCGCACGTCAGCGGCTGACGGCGGCGAACGACAAGCAAACGTTCCACCAGCACACAGCCACCCAAGGGGAGCTCTGGAGTGACGAGCCGTTGCTCACGCCCAGCCCTGCACCAGCGCGCTACGTCTCGCGACGGCGGCGGAGCATCTTCGAGCAGTCGCAAGGCCGATGCCACTACTGCGGCGCGGCTCTGGACCTCACTGGGAAGTGGCACATCGAGCACCAGCTCCCGCGTGCGCTCGGGGGCACCGACGAGGGGCTCAACCTGGTTGCTGCCTGCGTGCCCTGCAACTTGAGCAAGAGCGACAGGACCGCAATCGAGTTCGTGACGCAGGGACGCGGCGAATAGACTTGAATCGCCCCAGCTAGGTTTAGCGGCTGAAAAGCGGGACACCTTCACCCGCCTGCTGGGGCTTCCTTCTGAAGGGCACCGCGAAGGGGTGCGATGGACAGGTCACAGCAGCGGGCAGCGGACGAGAAGGACTACGCCTCCCTCGTCGTGAAGATTGGCGAACGGGACGCGCTGCCGGTGCGCGCCATCCCCTATGTCACGGGTTGGACCATCTCCCCGGATGTGGTCGCAAAGAACTTCGCGCGCGACGAGGCTGCGCCGTTCGAGAAGCTGGAGAACACCGACACGTTCCATTTGGCCGACGGCAGGCCTGTGAAGCTACTACCGAAAGAGTGGGACAGGTACGTCGCGGCGCTTCAGGGCCTGGAGGCCGAACTCCGAGAGCAATTCGCCAGCGACGAGCGCGGCTATGCGGCTTGGGTGTCTCGTTCGGTGTCGAAGCTTCCCGCAGGCGTGTTCGTTTGGCTTGACGACTTCGCGAAAGACTTCGAGCACGACTACGGACCGGAGCGTCTGTCCATCATGGAGGAACGGGAAGGTGACCGGGAATTGAACCTCTCGCCCTTCCTGGAGAACGAGACGCTAAACATGGTGCTCGAAGGTTTCGGGCCGCGAGACCCTTTCCTGACCTACCGCTCCCATGACACCGTGGCCGGCATCGGAGAGGTTGTCTACAACGGCCGACTCATTGACTGGCGGTATTGGGTAGAGAACATGCCGACCCTGAGCCCCGCCGAGGCGGCGCGGCTGATGTCCGGCCTAGACCCGGAGCTGTACGAAGACCTGACAGCGCGCCCGGTGCCGAAGAACGACCCTTCCCGCGCCTGCGCAGAAGCAAAGCGCATCGAGCGCCTCGCTGTCGCTCAAGGTGCCGGCCGGCGCACTCCGGAAGAGTGGTACTTGTGGGCGCTAGAAAGCGGCTTCACCGTTCACCGAGGCTTCTTCCTTGCTGCGCGCGGTCGGCATCTGCTGGAACGGGAGGCGCAGGAGCTAAAAGCCATGCCTCGTGCCGAAGCTGCGCGCTGGGAGCGTGCATCGGAGGTTGCCCGTGGGCAGCGCCAAGTGTCCTTCACCTATGCGGGGCACAGGAGCGACAGCGTTCTCACGTTCCCTGAGTTCTGCGCGGAAGTGGACGAGCGGCTCGCCCGTTGGCGTTTGGGCCGGTATGACCTCATCGAAGCGGCCGAAGTGCTGGCCCAGTCCGCCGCACTCGACTCCAGGCAGCTTGCAGAGCAGATGGATACGGCCATTCACGCCGGGAAGCTTGCCTACCGCGTGAACAACATCAAGGTGGACGTGGAACACATCCCACATGAGCACCTCTGGCATCGGACCGTATTCGAGTCCGACGTAAACAAGTGGCTCGCCTCTGAGGCTGCCGGCTCTGACCTGGTGTTGACGTACCCCTACCCGGACACACCGAGCAGCGTTGAGGAATCCGAGCCGGAGCCCGACGAACCAGCACAGAAACCAGCGGTCGAACCGGTAGACCAACCGACCAAGCAGCACCGTATCAAGAACCGCAGCGACCCGCTAACCGCCGTTCTGGAGAAGGCCAAGGACGCTGCGCTGGACCGGGACGATTACCTGAGTGTTTGGGCCGCGCTTGTAAGCATGGCGCAGTCACGAACCCGACCCGCGCCGCTTCTCGGTTACGCCGAAGAAGAGGGCGTGAAGTACCAGGTCGCAGAAGGCATCGGGACCAAGTTCTTCACCAAGGGCGCACTGCGGAAGCGCATGAATCCGAAGGCGCGCGGCGGCTAGTTTCCTGCCCGCTTGTGCCCGCCTGCGCCCGCTGGCGGTGCCCGGTGCCCGTTCCTCTCTGGAAAACGAAGGTGCCGAAATGCAATGCGTTCCATACCAACAACCGAAAGGTTCCGACGTATGGAAACGCAGAGCGCAATCCAGCGCATCACGGGCGACAACCTCACGCCCAGGCAGACCGCAGCACTGCTGAACGTCCCTGAGGCCACCTTGGCCGTCTGGCGCAGCACCAACCGCGTCATCCTGCCGTTCTTCAAGCTCGGACATCACGTCCGCTACCGGCGCTCCGACATCGACAGGTTCATTGAGCAGAACCTGCGCAACGTGCCGGAGGCCGCCTGATGAAGAAAACGCCCGGCCCCACCAAAGCAGAACCGAGCGCCCAGAACAGCGCCAATTCTACAGCCGACAACAACAAGAACGCACGCCTCACGCCTCGCCAATCGCGGCTCCTGGAGGCCCTGCTCTCCGCCGCCGACTGGATTCCCCGCGAGAGCGTGGACCGTATCGCCGGAGCATCTAACGGACCGCAAATCGTGCTGGAGCTGCGCCGCAAGGTCACCGGCTATGACGGCATCGAAATGCAGAAGGCGGACGCCACCGACCGTGACGGAAAAGCCTGCAAGCCCGGTCGTTATCGCCTGAGCACCGAAGGCCGCAAGCGCGCTGCCGGATGGCTCTCGGGCAAGGAGGCTGCATGAAGCGCCTTCCGAGCAGCGTGCAGAACCCGGAGCAACTTTCCTTCCTGGAACCGCCCGAGTTCGCGCCTCAGTGGCCGACCCGTGGCACCTTGGCAGACAAGGCGCTCGGCATGTTCATGGACGGTCAGGTTTTCGACCATCCGGACTTCGAAGGTCGCACTCAAAGCTGGCGGCTGGGCGCGGTGGTGTTCACCCTGCGCACCTTGGGCTGGCCCATCGAGACCATCGAGATTCCCAGTCCTACCGACGACTGCCCGGACCGCACGATTGCGCTGTACCGGCTGGACGGCAAGTTCACGGCGCAGGCGTTGGCGATGGCCGGGAGGGGTGATGCTCGCAATGGCTAACACCGACCGCGCACGAGACGCGCTTTACGCCCTCTCGCCGGAGTTGCCCCGGGACGAGTGGGTCCGCATCGGCATGGCCGCGCATGCAGCCGGGCTGGACTTCGAGGCGTTCAACGACTGGAGCTCCCAGGCGGGCAGCTACAACGAGCGGGACGCCCGCGATACCTGGCGCAGCTTCAAGCCTGGCAAAGGCGTTGGAGCCGGAACTCTCTTCAAGGCAGCGGCGCAGGCTGGCTGGCGTCCGGATGCGCTCCAAGCGGCAAACAGCCCTGTCCTGAGCCCCAGGAAGGCCCAGGAACGCATGAAACCGACCGGGCAAGGGGTAGACCCCACCCAGGTCTGGGAACGCTCACAGGCTGCGACGGCCGAGCACCCCTACATCCGCCAGAAGAACGGACTTCCGGATGGGCTGCGCGTCATTCCTGCCGGCGACCCTTTGAAGGTGGCGGGCGAGTCCATGGCCGGCGCGCTGGTCATTCCGGTTCAGCGCCGAGACGGCAGCGTCTCCAGCCTGCAACTTGTCGCCCCTCCGGTAACGGCGGCGCGGCTGAAAGCCGAAGGTCGGCCGGGGAAGCTGAACCTGCCCGGCTGCACCATGCAGGGCTGGTTCCTGGTCGGCACGGTCTCCGAAGGTGCCACGGTGTACCTGTGCGAGGGCATCGGGCAAGCCTGGGCCGCGTGGAAGGCAACGGGCAAACCTGCTGCCGTCTGTTTCGGCTGGGGACGCGTCCGAGCTGTGGCAACGGAACTGCGGGAATCCAACCCCTCGGCGCGCCTCGTCATCGTCCCCGACGTGGGGAAGGAGCAGGACGCGGAGACCATCGCCCGCGAATTGGGGTCCGAGTTCGTGCGCATGCCTGCCGGCTGGCCGCGCAACTCCGACATCAACGACCTGGCGCAGGGCGACGGCCTGGACGTGCTGGAAGCGTTGCTCTCGAAGCCGCTCACGCCTCCGCAGCGGTACAAGCTGCTCACCGCGTCCGACTTGCTGGCAATGCCTCCGCTTCAGTGGCGCATCCGAGGCGTGCTGCCTGCTGCTGGTCTCGCTGGCCTGTACGGTCCGAGTGCTTCGGGGAAGTCGTTCCTTGCCTTGGACATGGCCGCCGCCATCGCCGAGGGCTCACGCTGGTTCGGACACCGTACCGAAGCCGCTCCCGTGGTGTATGCCGCGCTGGAGGGGGAAGCCGGGTTCCGGGTGCGCGTTGAGGCTTGGGAGGTGCACCGTGGCCGCAGCCTGCCGCAACGCCTTCACCTGGTGTTGCAGGCGTTCAAGCTCACGGACTTGCAGGACGTTCGCGACCTCGCTGCCGTCATCCCCCAGGGCGCAGTGGTGTTCCTGGACACGCTGAATCGTGCGGCTCCCACATCCGACGAGAACAGCTCCAAGGACATGGGCGAGATTCTGGAGGCGGCGAAGCTCCTGCAATCGCTCACTGGCTGCCTGGTCGTCCTGGTGCACCACACGGGCAAGGACTCCACCAAGGGGCTGCGCGGTCATAGCTCGCTGTTTGCCGCACTCGACGCCGCCGTAGAAGTCTCCCGCGAGGGCGACCGCCGCGAGTGGCGGGTGGCGAAGTCCAAGGACGGCGCTGACGGTGACGCCAAGGCGTTTCGGCTGCAAGTCGAGATGCTCGGCACCGACGACCACGGCGACCCCATCACGTCCTGCGTCGTGGTGCCAGACACAGCGTCCGAAGAAGTTCAGCGGGCCAAGCTGCCGACCGGGGGCAATCAGCGCCTGGTACTCGACGCCCTGCGGCCGATGTTCAAGGACGGCCAGTGCGGCAAGCCCGGTGCGCCACCGCTGAAGCCCTGCATCGAGCTAGAGGCGGCAATCGCAAAAGCTGCGGGGCACCTGACCTGCGAGACGCACCGCAGGAACACCCGCGCCAGAGAGGCCATCACCGGCCTGGTGAGCCGCGGAGTCCTTGGCTGTCATGAGGGGTGGCTGTGGCAATCCGCATAACCGAAATTCACCGAAATGGCCGTTTTCGGTTGGTCTCGGTAACCGAAATTCACCGGTCCCCCTATAGGGGGCCGGAAGGTTTCGGTCGGTCAACGCCGGTCACCACGGGAAGGGGAGTTAGTTCTCCTTTCCTGAGCCACGACAGCCACTTAGGCCATGAACACAGGGGGGCTCTGGACTCCCTGTTCTGGAACACCCAACAACCCGCGCCCGACATGAGCGACGAGGAACTCGCTCACGCCTACTTCGCTGCGCCCTGAGAACAGACAAGGAACAGTCATGACATCACCCACCCAGCCGCTGGCGGTCACAAACCCCGAGGCCGCCCGCCATCTCGCCCTGAGCACGTACTACCTGCGCCGCAGCGACTTCGCACGGGCAATTCAATACGCGCGGCTCCCCATCCTCGCTGGAGAGCCGTCGGCCATCATCAACCTGCTGACCACTCAGGTGCTGGCGCGCAAGTACGAAGCAGCAGCCGAGACCGCCACCATGTGCCTGAGTGCGCAGGTGCATCACACGGTTCGAAAGGGCGTGCTTGAGGCCGTGCTGCCAGCGCTGTACTTCCTCGGCGCTCAGGACGGCGATTGCTCCCAGGCGTATGCCCT
It contains:
- a CDS encoding site-specific integrase, with translation MTKERKPMQQMDFTIKNVEALKPPTEGRLELKDTKAPGLYLRVTPSGVKSFSFVGRPKGSSRTERTTLGKYPAVKPEEARRLAYLNAGKHAAGASLLVSDDMTVGELAEKYLGELKHSAKRPEVFETLYKLYIGPQFHHRRLSEVRAIDVEKWHRGLPAQILKRREEQQRARDERDAQYLRDKEERAKLRGRNNGPAPQPKRKHLSEGRVTGKTIANRALGSFRAMFNYAKQPKYGYFIGENPAAGHKPFKEVERERFLTAKELGPFFTALAQEENLEARDSYIIKLLAGARRSNVQSMCWSEVDLDEAVWRIPDTKTKNGTPASIPLVDVALEILKARKENATSEFVFSSDKSETGHIVNTGKAWRRILERSGIKDLREHDLRRSLGSWQARNGASLVLIGKSLHHMDPSSTQIYARLDMDPVRASMSEAADSMLVAGGLKQPANVIQFPKAKAQKASKQPKTAKGARRS
- a CDS encoding HNH endonuclease, translated to MSEDKVEALALARQRLTAANDKQTFHQHTATQGELWSDEPLLTPSPAPARYVSRRRRSIFEQSQGRCHYCGAALDLTGKWHIEHQLPRALGGTDEGLNLVAACVPCNLSKSDRTAIEFVTQGRGE
- a CDS encoding helix-turn-helix domain-containing protein, which encodes METQSAIQRITGDNLTPRQTAALLNVPEATLAVWRSTNRVILPFFKLGHHVRYRRSDIDRFIEQNLRNVPEAA
- a CDS encoding AAA family ATPase codes for the protein MLAMANTDRARDALYALSPELPRDEWVRIGMAAHAAGLDFEAFNDWSSQAGSYNERDARDTWRSFKPGKGVGAGTLFKAAAQAGWRPDALQAANSPVLSPRKAQERMKPTGQGVDPTQVWERSQAATAEHPYIRQKNGLPDGLRVIPAGDPLKVAGESMAGALVIPVQRRDGSVSSLQLVAPPVTAARLKAEGRPGKLNLPGCTMQGWFLVGTVSEGATVYLCEGIGQAWAAWKATGKPAAVCFGWGRVRAVATELRESNPSARLVIVPDVGKEQDAETIARELGSEFVRMPAGWPRNSDINDLAQGDGLDVLEALLSKPLTPPQRYKLLTASDLLAMPPLQWRIRGVLPAAGLAGLYGPSASGKSFLALDMAAAIAEGSRWFGHRTEAAPVVYAALEGEAGFRVRVEAWEVHRGRSLPQRLHLVLQAFKLTDLQDVRDLAAVIPQGAVVFLDTLNRAAPTSDENSSKDMGEILEAAKLLQSLTGCLVVLVHHTGKDSTKGLRGHSSLFAALDAAVEVSREGDRREWRVAKSKDGADGDAKAFRLQVEMLGTDDHGDPITSCVVVPDTASEEVQRAKLPTGGNQRLVLDALRPMFKDGQCGKPGAPPLKPCIELEAAIAKAAGHLTCETHRRNTRAREAITGLVSRGVLGCHEGWLWQSA